One Catillopecten margaritatus gill symbiont DNA window includes the following coding sequences:
- the ybiT gene encoding putative ABC transporter ATP-binding protein YbiT, whose translation MISTANITMQFGEKPLFENISIKFGDGNRYGLIGANGCGKSTFMKILTGELTPSHGTVGISDGERLGVLRQDQFAYEEYRVVDAVIMGHEKLWAVKKERDRIYALPEMSEKDGIKVAELEMEFAEMDGYMAESSASELLLGLDIPEDQHYGLMSELAPGWKLRVLLAQALFSDPEILLLDEPTNNLDIDSIRWLEGILKARKATMVIISHDRHFLNGVCTHMSDLDYGALKTFPGNYDDFMIAATAIQEKMSADNAKKEAKMKELKHFVSRFSANASKSKQATSRLKQLDKIVLDDMRPSSRVSPYINFKQDKVLHRNIIEVEGLCKSFDGEAVLKDIGFLFEVGDRIAIIGQNGVGKTTLLRTLVGELEADKGKIKWSENVNIGYYAQDHSDDFAEDMSVLEWMAQFKKPKQDMQEMRSVLGKMLFGKHDIEKSIKSLSGGEKGRMLFGKLMLQDPNVLVMDEPTNHLDMESIEALNLALDNYEGTLLFVSHDREFVSSLSTKVVELTDKGATYYSGNYEDYLKSKK comes from the coding sequence ATGATTTCTACTGCTAATATCACCATGCAATTTGGTGAAAAACCTTTATTTGAAAATATTTCCATTAAATTTGGCGATGGCAATCGCTACGGTTTGATTGGTGCGAATGGTTGTGGCAAATCAACTTTTATGAAAATTTTGACGGGCGAACTCACGCCAAGCCACGGCACCGTTGGTATTAGCGATGGTGAGCGATTGGGTGTTTTGCGTCAAGACCAATTCGCCTATGAAGAATATCGTGTAGTTGATGCTGTGATTATGGGGCATGAAAAATTATGGGCAGTGAAAAAAGAAAGAGACCGCATTTACGCCTTGCCAGAAATGAGTGAAAAAGACGGCATTAAAGTGGCAGAATTAGAAATGGAATTTGCCGAAATGGATGGTTATATGGCAGAATCTTCTGCCAGTGAATTGTTACTCGGTTTGGACATTCCAGAAGACCAACATTATGGCTTAATGAGCGAACTTGCCCCAGGTTGGAAATTGCGTGTGTTATTGGCACAAGCCTTGTTTTCTGACCCTGAAATCTTGTTACTCGATGAGCCAACCAACAACTTGGATATTGATTCAATCCGTTGGTTAGAAGGTATTTTAAAAGCCCGTAAAGCAACCATGGTGATTATTTCTCACGACAGGCATTTTTTAAACGGTGTGTGTACGCATATGTCAGATTTGGATTATGGTGCATTAAAGACTTTTCCAGGCAACTACGACGACTTTATGATTGCAGCCACCGCAATTCAAGAGAAAATGTCAGCTGATAACGCCAAAAAAGAAGCGAAAATGAAAGAACTTAAGCATTTTGTCTCGCGTTTTTCAGCCAACGCCTCTAAATCCAAACAAGCCACCTCTCGTTTGAAGCAATTAGACAAAATTGTATTAGACGATATGCGCCCCTCATCACGCGTTAGCCCCTATATCAATTTTAAACAAGACAAAGTCTTACACCGTAATATCATTGAAGTAGAAGGTTTGTGCAAAAGTTTTGATGGCGAAGCCGTGTTAAAAGACATTGGTTTCTTATTTGAAGTCGGCGACAGAATTGCCATCATCGGGCAAAACGGTGTCGGAAAAACCACGCTACTACGCACTTTAGTCGGCGAATTAGAAGCTGACAAAGGCAAAATTAAATGGAGCGAAAATGTCAATATCGGCTACTATGCACAAGACCACAGCGACGATTTTGCCGAAGATATGAGCGTCTTAGAATGGATGGCACAATTCAAAAAACCCAAGCAAGATATGCAAGAAATGCGCTCCGTACTCGGCAAGATGCTATTCGGAAAACATGACATCGAAAAAAGCATTAAATCCCTCTCTGGTGGCGAAAAAGGCAGAATGTTATTCGGCAAATTAATGCTCCAAGACCCCAATGTTTTGGTGATGGACGAGCCAACCAACCACCTTGATATGGAATCCATCGAAGCCCTCAACCTCGCTTTAGACAACTACGAAGGCACTTTGCTTTTCGTCAGCCACGATAGGGAATTTGTCTCGTCGCTTTCCACTAAGGTTGTGGAATTAACGGACAAAGGTGCCACTTATTATTCTGGTAATTACGAGGATTATTTAAAATCTAAAAAATAA
- the ftsW gene encoding putative peptidoglycan glycosyltransferase FtsW: MPDKKLLFAIFALLIFGWMLSSSASIGHFGNYSKAINQLAYIGIGIVAGFIVLKIPMSFYKENRYWFFLITLILLAVVFSPMGKTVNGSTRWIDLVVFSLQPSEILKIVIILFAAGFLVEQEKDLKRPWKGFFKALAIIFIPSVLLLFEPDFGATIIVVATVLIMLLVAGVYLKQLFIAGGVVSLLVVGLISLNPNRVERFVSFWKEDLWLNNSDKVWQTKQALIGIARGDWTGTGLGNGIQKYTKLPEPHTDMIFAIIGEETGVVGMLFVLFVFAYIMLKGFKIAKDALKNNRRYSSYVGFGICTWLSMQFSVNIAMNLGLIPPKGFTLPLISYGGSSMIFALISMALLLRIGMENNADLTKQKEYV, from the coding sequence ATGCCCGATAAAAAATTACTGTTTGCTATTTTTGCCCTACTAATTTTTGGTTGGATGCTGTCCTCTTCTGCGTCTATCGGGCATTTTGGCAATTACAGTAAAGCCATTAATCAGCTGGCATATATTGGCATTGGCATTGTTGCTGGGTTTATTGTGCTAAAAATTCCTATGTCTTTTTACAAAGAGAATCGTTATTGGTTCTTTCTGATTACCCTTATATTGTTGGCTGTAGTTTTTTCACCAATGGGTAAAACTGTTAACGGTTCCACGCGTTGGATTGATTTAGTAGTATTCAGTTTACAGCCTTCTGAAATTTTAAAAATCGTGATTATTTTATTCGCTGCTGGCTTTTTGGTTGAACAAGAAAAAGATTTGAAACGCCCCTGGAAAGGCTTTTTTAAAGCGTTGGCAATTATTTTCATTCCAAGTGTATTGTTACTTTTTGAACCCGATTTTGGTGCAACCATCATTGTTGTGGCAACCGTACTGATCATGTTACTTGTGGCTGGCGTTTATTTAAAACAATTGTTTATTGCGGGTGGTGTTGTTAGCCTGTTAGTCGTTGGACTTATCTCCCTAAATCCAAATCGAGTAGAGCGTTTTGTGTCTTTTTGGAAAGAGGATTTATGGCTGAACAATTCTGACAAAGTGTGGCAAACCAAACAAGCGCTTATCGGTATTGCTAGAGGTGATTGGACGGGTACAGGGCTGGGCAATGGCATTCAAAAATACACCAAATTACCCGAGCCTCACACGGATATGATTTTTGCGATTATTGGAGAGGAGACAGGCGTTGTGGGAATGTTATTTGTGTTATTTGTTTTTGCGTATATTATGCTTAAAGGTTTTAAAATCGCCAAAGATGCACTTAAAAATAATCGCCGATACAGCTCTTATGTTGGTTTTGGCATTTGCACATGGTTGAGCATGCAATTTAGCGTTAATATTGCGATGAATCTTGGGCTAATTCCGCCTAAAGGCTTTACCCTACCACTGATTAGCTATGGAGGGTCAAGCATGATATTCGCACTCATTTCTATGGCGTTATTACTTAGAATTGGTATGGAAAATAACGCTGATTTAACAAAACAAAAAGAGTATGTCTAA
- the murG gene encoding UDP-N-acetylglucosamine--N-acetylmuramyl-(pentapeptide) pyrophosphoryl-undecaprenol N-acetylglucosamine transferase has protein sequence MAGGTGGHIFPALAIAKELDKHSVNVEWLGSKKGMENTLVPKHHIKLHSVNAIGLRGKNLLTLIKAPFLLSFAVLQTFAVFMRVKPDVVLGMGGFASGIGGVVAWLLRIPLIIHEQNSIPGTTNKSLAKLAKKIFQAFEGAFVDATTSGNPVAFKPKDNHKKGEKLNLLIVGGSLGSKPINDIVSQLTIDINIWHQTGKQHLDTVTAQYGNKNVKMTAFIDDMAAAYAWADVVLCRAGAMTVSELMLAAKPSILIPLPHAIDNHQFYNAKILADRQAGILIEQKDLTLEGLEKVLLDLDTEKLQNLSNNAKQLAKPNAATEISAYLLAVD, from the coding sequence ATGGCAGGTGGCACGGGTGGGCACATCTTTCCTGCTTTGGCAATTGCTAAAGAGCTTGATAAGCATTCAGTAAATGTGGAGTGGCTTGGCTCTAAAAAAGGTATGGAAAACACACTTGTGCCTAAACACCATATCAAACTTCACAGCGTTAATGCCATCGGTTTACGCGGTAAAAATCTGCTGACATTAATTAAAGCACCCTTCTTGCTCTCATTTGCAGTGTTACAAACCTTTGCGGTGTTTATGCGTGTTAAACCTGATGTAGTATTAGGTATGGGGGGCTTTGCCTCAGGTATTGGGGGGGTTGTCGCATGGTTGTTACGCATTCCTTTGATTATTCATGAGCAAAACTCTATCCCTGGTACGACCAACAAAAGCCTCGCCAAACTTGCCAAAAAAATCTTTCAAGCATTCGAGGGTGCTTTTGTTGATGCCACGACTTCTGGCAACCCTGTGGCATTCAAACCTAAAGACAATCACAAAAAAGGCGAAAAACTTAATTTACTGATTGTGGGGGGGAGTTTAGGCTCAAAACCCATCAATGACATCGTTAGCCAGCTCACTATCGACATCAATATCTGGCATCAAACAGGAAAACAACATTTAGACACTGTTACCGCTCAATACGGCAATAAAAATGTCAAAATGACGGCGTTTATTGACGATATGGCAGCCGCTTATGCTTGGGCAGATGTGGTGTTGTGTCGGGCGGGAGCAATGACAGTGTCGGAATTGATGCTTGCTGCCAAGCCGAGTATTTTGATTCCCCTGCCCCATGCGATTGACAATCATCAGTTTTATAACGCTAAGATTTTAGCCGACCGTCAAGCAGGAATTTTGATTGAACAAAAAGACTTAACCCTTGAAGGGCTTGAAAAAGTTTTACTTGATTTAGACACTGAAAAATTGCAAAACTTATCAAACAATGCCAAACAACTGGCAAAACCTAACGCAGCAACAGAAATTAGTGCGTACTTACTTGCTGTTGATTAA
- the bioB gene encoding Biotin synthase, which yields MTTLRNDWTLAEVEALFALPFNDLLFKAHTIHRGYFDPNSVQVSSLLNIKTGACPEDCSYCSQSSKYDTGLEREKLMEIDTVLAEAKTAQDNGATRFCMGAAWRNPTDKSLDKVIPMIQGVKAMGMETCVTLGMLTQEQAFTLKEAGLDYYNHNIDTSEENYSNVITTRNFQDRLDTLESVQNADIHVCSGGILGLGEKQADRASMLRSLANLEKHPDSVPLNLLVPIPGTPFEKVEPPTESEFVRTIAVARIMMPKSVVRLSAGRTEMGEAMQALCFFAGANSIFYGEQLLTTDNPDTNTDQRLFKKLGINQQQVSTH from the coding sequence ATGACAACACTAAGAAACGATTGGACACTGGCAGAGGTTGAGGCGTTATTTGCTTTGCCTTTTAACGATTTGTTATTCAAAGCACATACGATTCATAGGGGGTATTTTGACCCAAATTCTGTGCAGGTCAGTTCTTTGCTAAACATTAAAACGGGTGCTTGTCCTGAGGATTGCTCATATTGCTCGCAGAGTTCTAAATATGATACGGGGTTAGAACGCGAAAAGTTAATGGAGATTGACACGGTGCTTGCAGAGGCAAAAACTGCACAGGACAATGGTGCAACGCGTTTTTGTATGGGCGCTGCGTGGCGTAATCCTACTGACAAAAGTCTCGATAAAGTCATTCCGATGATTCAAGGGGTAAAGGCAATGGGGATGGAGACTTGCGTAACTTTGGGAATGTTAACGCAGGAGCAGGCGTTTACGCTGAAAGAGGCAGGGTTGGATTATTACAATCACAACATTGACACTTCAGAAGAAAACTATTCCAATGTCATTACTACACGCAATTTTCAAGACCGATTAGACACTTTGGAATCGGTGCAAAATGCGGATATTCATGTCTGTAGTGGTGGTATTTTAGGTTTGGGTGAAAAACAAGCGGATCGTGCATCGATGTTGCGTTCTTTGGCTAATTTGGAAAAACACCCCGATTCTGTGCCGTTAAATCTATTGGTGCCAATTCCAGGTACGCCATTTGAGAAGGTTGAGCCACCAACAGAAAGTGAGTTTGTGCGTACCATTGCGGTGGCACGGATTATGATGCCTAAGTCGGTGGTGCGTTTGTCGGCAGGGCGAACGGAGATGGGGGAGGCGATGCAAGCGTTGTGCTTTTTTGCGGGTGCAAATTCTATTTTTTATGGCGAGCAGTTATTGACGACGGATAATCCTGATACCAACACCGATCAAAGATTGTTTAAAAAGTTGGGCATTAATCAACAGCAAGTAAGTACGCACTAA
- a CDS encoding 3-hydroxylaminophenol mutase encodes MSANDVMNMMKENEVKFVDFRFTDTKGKEQHVSVPAHQVDADKFEEGQMFDGSSIAGWKDINESDMILQPDLDACVMDPFTQESTLIVRCDIIEPEDMKGYEKDPRSIAKRAEQYMQDQNIGDVAYFGNEPEFFVFDQVKFDNTMGACSYSVHSEEAAWESGSDFDGGNTGHRPGVKGGYFPVPPVDSMMDLRGEMCLAIEEMGVTTEVHHHEVGTAGQNEIGALFNTLVKKADETQILKYCVQNVAHVYGKTATFMPKPIVGDNGNGMHVHQSIAKDGVNLFYEEGAYGNLSEMALHYVGGIIKHARALNAFCNASTNSYKRLVPGFEAPEILTYSAKNRSAAIRIPFVANPKGTRIEVRFPDPTANPYLAFSAMLMAGLDGIKNKIHPGEPATEDLYELSEEAKKSIPTVASSLDQALEALDKDREFLTVGGVFTDDMIDSYIDLKMEEVTALRCATHPVEYEMYYSL; translated from the coding sequence ATGTCTGCAAATGATGTAATGAATATGATGAAGGAAAACGAAGTTAAATTCGTTGATTTCCGTTTTACTGATACTAAAGGTAAGGAACAACATGTGAGCGTTCCTGCACACCAAGTTGATGCTGATAAATTTGAAGAAGGGCAGATGTTTGATGGTTCTTCAATTGCGGGCTGGAAGGATATTAATGAATCAGATATGATTCTACAGCCAGACCTTGATGCTTGCGTTATGGACCCGTTCACGCAAGAATCTACGCTGATTGTTCGTTGTGATATTATCGAGCCTGAAGATATGAAAGGTTACGAAAAAGACCCTCGTTCAATTGCCAAGCGCGCTGAGCAATATATGCAAGACCAGAATATTGGTGATGTTGCGTATTTCGGTAACGAACCTGAATTTTTTGTTTTTGACCAAGTTAAATTTGACAATACAATGGGTGCATGTAGTTATTCAGTGCATTCTGAAGAAGCAGCTTGGGAAAGTGGCAGTGACTTTGACGGTGGCAACACAGGTCATCGTCCAGGCGTTAAAGGCGGTTACTTCCCAGTGCCACCAGTAGATTCTATGATGGATTTGCGTGGTGAAATGTGTTTGGCTATCGAAGAGATGGGCGTTACCACTGAAGTGCATCACCATGAAGTGGGTACAGCGGGACAAAACGAAATTGGTGCGTTGTTTAACACTTTGGTTAAAAAAGCAGATGAAACTCAAATTCTTAAATATTGCGTGCAAAATGTTGCTCATGTTTACGGCAAAACAGCCACCTTTATGCCTAAGCCAATCGTTGGTGACAACGGTAACGGTATGCATGTTCACCAATCCATCGCTAAAGATGGCGTGAACTTATTTTACGAAGAGGGTGCTTACGGCAACCTAAGTGAAATGGCACTCCACTATGTTGGTGGTATCATCAAGCACGCAAGAGCATTGAACGCATTTTGTAATGCATCAACCAACTCTTACAAGCGTTTGGTTCCAGGTTTTGAAGCACCAGAGATTTTAACTTACTCTGCTAAAAACCGCTCTGCTGCAATTCGCATTCCATTCGTTGCAAATCCTAAAGGCACGCGTATTGAAGTGCGTTTCCCTGATCCTACAGCTAACCCATATTTGGCATTCTCTGCGATGTTAATGGCAGGCCTTGATGGCATCAAAAACAAAATTCACCCAGGCGAGCCTGCCACCGAAGACTTATATGAGTTATCAGAAGAAGCTAAGAAGAGCATTCCTACGGTAGCCTCATCACTTGACCAAGCGTTAGAAGCACTCGATAAAGACCGTGAATTCTTAACAGTAGGTGGTGTATTTACAGATGATATGATTGATTCATACATCGACCTCAAGATGGAAGAAGTAACCGCACTTCGTTGTGCTACTCACCCAGTTGAGTATGAAATGTATTACAGCTTGTAA
- the tusA_2 gene encoding Sulfur carrier protein TusA: MQTEIDVRRLLCPMPVIRLGETINKIAIGDTLKMTATDPGVLHDIPAWCKVHGHKVLEIDEKIDEIILLVEKIG, from the coding sequence ATGCAAACTGAGATTGATGTTAGGCGATTGCTTTGCCCGATGCCTGTTATTCGTTTGGGCGAAACCATCAATAAAATCGCTATCGGCGACACCCTTAAAATGACTGCCACCGACCCTGGTGTTTTGCACGACATTCCTGCTTGGTGCAAGGTTCACGGGCATAAAGTATTGGAAATTGATGAAAAAATTGATGAAATTATCTTACTCGTGGAAAAAATAGGGTAG
- the hemF gene encoding Oxygen-dependent coproporphyrinogen-III oxidase, giving the protein MIDQVKRYLLSLQADICTQLEAVDGSALFIKDKWEKPNGKGDGLTRVLTNGTVFEQAGVNYSIVYGDNMPASATALRPELAGRRFTALGVSLVIHPLNPFAPTSHANVRFFIAEKDGEDPIWWFGGGFDLTPYYGFDEDCIAWHQSAKDACDPFGKDTFAKYKKWCDDYFYMKHRDEQRGIGGLFFDDLNEGSFEDCFAFMQSVGNSYITAYRPIVEKRKDTPYTDHQRQFQLYRRGRYVEFNLVYDRGTLFGLQTGGRTESILMSLPPLVRWEYQYEPEADSPEQKLYDYYLKPKEWVNAN; this is encoded by the coding sequence ATGATTGACCAAGTTAAACGCTATTTATTAAGCCTGCAAGCCGATATTTGCACACAATTAGAAGCCGTTGATGGCAGTGCATTGTTCATCAAAGACAAATGGGAAAAGCCCAATGGCAAAGGCGATGGACTCACGAGGGTGCTAACGAATGGCACGGTTTTTGAGCAAGCAGGGGTTAATTATTCCATTGTTTATGGCGACAATATGCCCGCTTCCGCCACCGCACTCAGACCCGAATTAGCGGGGCGTCGCTTCACTGCACTCGGCGTGTCTTTGGTCATTCATCCGCTCAATCCTTTTGCCCCAACTTCCCACGCCAATGTGCGTTTTTTCATTGCTGAAAAAGACGGCGAAGACCCGATTTGGTGGTTTGGCGGTGGGTTTGATTTAACCCCGTATTACGGCTTTGATGAAGACTGTATCGCTTGGCACCAAAGTGCTAAAGATGCCTGCGACCCATTCGGAAAAGATACCTTTGCAAAATATAAAAAATGGTGTGATGACTATTTTTATATGAAACATCGTGATGAGCAGCGCGGTATCGGTGGTTTGTTTTTCGACGACCTTAACGAAGGCAGTTTTGAAGACTGTTTTGCCTTTATGCAAAGCGTCGGCAACAGTTACATCACCGCCTATCGTCCAATCGTGGAAAAACGCAAAGACACTCCATACACCGACCACCAACGCCAATTTCAACTTTATCGCCGTGGTCGTTATGTTGAATTTAACCTTGTTTATGACCGTGGCACACTGTTTGGTTTGCAAACAGGGGGGCGTACTGAGTCTATCTTAATGTCGTTGCCGCCGTTGGTGCGTTGGGAATATCAATACGAGCCAGAAGCAGATAGCCCAGAGCAAAAATTATACGATTATTACCTAAAACCAAAGGAGTGGGTTAATGCAAACTGA
- the tsaC gene encoding Threonylcarbamoyl-AMP synthase: MSSEGKKMNFQTRLTAKILNLGGVVSMPTDTIQGLTCLPKYEASIQKMVQLKRRSTAKGIILLASDIRLLTAFVQEPNLLVKIQQQPYPTTYLLKANPNVSTLITGEFDTVAVRISDNPLIADLCKKCNSALLSTSANISGKQGANNSLKLNIDFQQQLDYILTPKRDNSQASRIINLHTGERLR, from the coding sequence ATGTCATCCGAGGGCAAAAAAATGAACTTCCAAACCCGATTAACTGCCAAAATTTTAAATCTCGGCGGCGTGGTTAGTATGCCAACGGACACCATTCAAGGGTTGACCTGCTTGCCAAAATACGAAGCGTCTATACAAAAAATGGTGCAACTCAAACGCAGAAGTACTGCTAAAGGCATCATCCTGCTTGCCAGTGATATTCGCTTACTCACAGCGTTCGTGCAAGAGCCCAATTTGCTTGTGAAAATCCAGCAACAACCCTACCCAACCACTTATTTACTTAAAGCCAACCCTAATGTTTCGACTTTAATTACAGGCGAGTTTGATACTGTTGCTGTGCGTATTAGCGACAATCCTTTAATTGCTGATTTGTGCAAAAAATGCAACTCCGCCTTACTTTCTACCAGTGCAAATATTAGTGGCAAACAAGGTGCAAATAACAGTCTTAAATTAAATATCGATTTTCAGCAACAATTAGATTATATCCTTACGCCAAAAAGGGATAATAGCCAAGCATCACGAATTATTAATTTGCACACGGGAGAACGATTAAGATGA
- the xerC gene encoding Tyrosine recombinase XerC, which translates to MQKNIDNFISYLNVERNYALNTQQAYQKDLQQLLIFLQKQGVKKWVTVTAEHLNSLIMNLRSHGNSGRSIRRHLSSTRGFFTYLVNHDILTNNCAIGLQPPKIEQNLPKILDYNQVELLVKLRSQKTTELRDVAIIEVIYACGLRVSELVALDINSIDQQEGFLQIMGKGSKMRHTPIGKPAQKAITAYLQKAGIVQNALFLNKNGQRISVRAIELMIKKRALEVGIKVNVHPHMLRHAAATHFLQSSHDLRSVQDFLGHKSIKSTQVYTHLDFLELSKVYDQCHPRAKK; encoded by the coding sequence ATGCAAAAAAATATTGACAATTTCATTTCTTATCTTAATGTTGAGCGTAATTATGCGTTGAACACGCAACAGGCGTACCAAAAAGATTTGCAACAATTATTGATTTTTTTGCAAAAACAGGGCGTTAAAAAGTGGGTAACAGTAACCGCCGAGCACTTGAATTCGTTGATAATGAACCTCCGCAGTCACGGCAATAGCGGACGCAGTATTCGCCGTCATCTCTCTTCTACTCGTGGGTTTTTTACCTATTTAGTCAACCACGATATATTGACTAATAATTGTGCAATTGGCTTGCAACCCCCTAAAATAGAGCAAAACTTACCTAAAATCCTTGATTACAACCAAGTAGAATTACTCGTTAAACTGCGCTCGCAAAAAACCACAGAACTTCGAGATGTCGCCATTATTGAAGTGATTTATGCTTGTGGATTACGGGTATCAGAATTAGTGGCACTTGATATAAATTCCATCGACCAACAAGAGGGCTTTTTACAAATAATGGGCAAAGGTTCAAAAATGCGTCATACCCCCATTGGTAAACCCGCACAAAAAGCAATTACCGCCTATTTACAAAAAGCAGGCATCGTCCAAAACGCCTTATTCCTCAATAAAAATGGGCAAAGAATCAGCGTTAGAGCGATTGAATTAATGATTAAAAAACGCGCTTTAGAAGTCGGCATTAAAGTCAATGTCCACCCACATATGCTCCGCCACGCCGCTGCCACGCATTTTTTACAATCCAGTCATGATTTGCGTTCAGTGCAAGATTTTTTAGGACATAAAAGCATTAAATCCACGCAAGTCTATACCCATCTTGATTTTTTAGAACTCAGTAAAGTTTATGATCAATGTCATCCGAGGGCAAAAAAATGA
- the htpG gene encoding Chaperone protein HtpG, with product MAEKQTHSFQTEVSQLLDLMIHSLYSNKEIFLRELVSNASDAIDKLKFESLANDTMVEGKEDLSVFVEVNKDKKTITITDNGIGMTESEVNKNIGTIANSGTKKFLKGMNEKQAQDSNLIGQFGVGFYSAFIVADKVTLTTRKAGSKGKKGTQWTSAGKGKYSIEKVDCPDFGTTITLHIKDDEAEFLDDARLRGIISKYSDHITVPIMMIKHSEDSKDIEYEAVNKANAFWAQDKSDLKQEDYDEFYKSLTFDFEAPLTQLHNKVEGNLNYTSLLYVPSKAPFDMWEPKRKGGIKLYAKRVFIMEDSEELMPMYLRFVKGVIDTADLSLNVSREILQGNKVVDTIRKASVSRILKELEKMAKNKPEKYATFWQEFGMVMKEGVVEDFSNKEKIANLLRFATNKSDNATQTATLKCYIESMQKEQKAIYYITAETYEAAKGSPHLEIFNQKDIEVLLLSDRVDEWMVNNFGEFDGIPFKSVAKGDLEDLDSKEEKKEKEAVAKNFEKVIIDMQKILEKQVKEIKVSSRLSESPSCLVADENEMGGNMERIMKSLGQDIPDTKPILEINPKHPLVEKLKTKVDEDLVNVLFDQAVLSEGGQLQDPAEFVKRMNKLIK from the coding sequence ATGGCAGAAAAACAAACACATTCGTTTCAAACAGAGGTTTCGCAATTACTAGATTTGATGATTCACTCTTTATATTCAAATAAAGAAATTTTCTTGCGTGAGTTGGTCTCTAACGCCTCTGATGCAATTGATAAGTTGAAATTTGAGTCGCTTGCAAACGATACAATGGTGGAAGGCAAAGAAGATTTATCAGTTTTTGTTGAGGTTAACAAGGACAAAAAAACCATTACCATTACTGACAATGGCATCGGTATGACAGAGTCAGAAGTTAATAAAAACATTGGTACAATTGCCAATTCTGGCACTAAAAAATTCTTAAAAGGAATGAATGAAAAACAAGCACAAGACTCTAATTTAATTGGTCAGTTTGGTGTCGGTTTTTACTCTGCATTTATTGTTGCCGACAAAGTAACACTAACCACTAGAAAAGCAGGCTCTAAAGGCAAAAAAGGCACACAATGGACTTCTGCTGGCAAGGGAAAATATTCGATTGAAAAAGTTGATTGCCCTGATTTTGGCACAACCATTACTTTACACATTAAAGACGACGAAGCCGAGTTTTTAGACGATGCGCGTTTGCGTGGCATCATCAGCAAATATTCCGACCATATCACTGTGCCAATTATGATGATTAAGCACTCAGAAGATAGTAAGGACATCGAATATGAAGCCGTAAATAAAGCAAATGCATTTTGGGCACAGGACAAAAGCGACTTGAAACAGGAAGATTATGATGAATTTTACAAATCGTTAACTTTTGATTTTGAAGCGCCGTTGACGCAGTTGCACAACAAAGTGGAAGGCAATCTTAACTACACTTCCCTACTTTATGTTCCGTCAAAAGCCCCATTTGATATGTGGGAACCGAAGCGCAAAGGCGGGATTAAATTGTATGCCAAGCGTGTATTTATTATGGAAGACAGTGAAGAATTAATGCCAATGTACTTGCGTTTTGTTAAGGGTGTGATTGACACAGCAGACTTATCGCTGAATGTTTCTCGTGAGATTTTGCAGGGCAATAAAGTCGTTGATACCATTCGCAAAGCCTCAGTTAGCCGCATCCTAAAAGAGTTAGAAAAAATGGCAAAGAACAAGCCTGAAAAATATGCCACTTTTTGGCAGGAATTTGGTATGGTAATGAAAGAAGGCGTAGTTGAAGATTTTTCCAATAAAGAAAAAATTGCCAACCTATTGCGTTTTGCCACCAATAAAAGTGATAACGCTACACAAACAGCAACACTTAAGTGTTATATCGAAAGTATGCAAAAAGAGCAAAAAGCCATTTATTACATCACCGCTGAAACCTATGAAGCCGCCAAAGGATCACCACATTTAGAAATTTTCAACCAAAAAGACATCGAAGTTTTACTCTTGTCTGACCGTGTTGACGAGTGGATGGTTAATAATTTCGGTGAATTTGACGGCATTCCATTTAAATCAGTGGCAAAAGGCGATTTGGAAGATTTAGACTCTAAAGAAGAGAAAAAAGAAAAAGAAGCCGTTGCCAAAAACTTTGAAAAAGTCATTATTGATATGCAAAAAATTCTCGAAAAACAAGTCAAAGAAATCAAAGTCTCATCCCGTTTAAGCGAATCCCCTTCTTGCCTCGTTGCCGATGAAAACGAAATGGGGGGTAATATGGAACGCATTATGAAATCACTCGGTCAAGACATCCCCGATACCAAACCAATCCTAGAAATCAACCCAAAACACCCGTTGGTAGAAAAACTCAAAACCAAAGTTGATGAAGATTTGGTCAATGTGTTATTCGACCAAGCCGTGTTAAGCGAAGGTGGGCAGTTGCAAGACCCTGCTGAGTTTGTGAAGCGGATGAATAAATTGATTAAATAA